A genomic window from Prochlorococcus sp. RS04 includes:
- the tilS gene encoding tRNA lysidine(34) synthetase TilS — protein sequence MTDKKLSQKNWSSWHHQLHKEILAKKILIPKGSNILISVSGGQDSMALLTLINDLKKLHNWSISVWHGDHQWHEKSSLYALELKDYCVDKNISFSFDQANKEGISSEEKAREWRYKKLCERAKTLLNKNQEKHNIYLLTGHTSSDNAETFILNLSRGSNFAGLSNIESKRLIENQIYLIRPILIFSREDTKQFCNEMKIPVWEDPTNSDLKLKRNLVRKKIIPTLEVIYPGCSERINNFSQKMSKYNNERNDLSELAYFYCKDVKGIDRNLLNGMCIEARCTILNRFLKEISPKQCSSKNLTKLATSIYEKNKGQINLQKFLKIVWDKNYINYINFEKS from the coding sequence ATGACTGATAAAAAATTAAGTCAGAAAAATTGGTCATCATGGCATCATCAGCTTCATAAGGAGATTCTTGCCAAAAAAATATTAATTCCCAAAGGATCCAATATTTTAATAAGTGTTTCGGGGGGTCAAGACTCAATGGCCTTATTAACCCTAATTAATGACCTAAAAAAACTACATAATTGGTCTATTAGTGTTTGGCACGGTGATCATCAGTGGCACGAAAAATCATCACTATATGCTCTTGAATTAAAAGATTATTGCGTAGATAAAAATATATCATTCTCTTTTGATCAAGCAAATAAAGAAGGTATATCTTCAGAAGAAAAAGCACGAGAATGGAGATATAAAAAATTATGTGAAAGAGCCAAAACTTTATTAAATAAAAACCAGGAAAAACATAATATTTATTTGCTAACTGGTCACACGAGTAGTGATAATGCAGAAACATTTATCCTCAATTTATCTAGAGGAAGCAATTTTGCAGGTCTGAGTAATATTGAGAGTAAAAGATTAATAGAAAATCAAATTTATTTAATAAGACCAATATTAATTTTCAGTAGGGAAGATACAAAACAATTTTGCAATGAAATGAAGATCCCAGTCTGGGAAGATCCTACAAATTCAGATCTGAAATTAAAAAGAAATTTAGTAAGAAAAAAAATTATTCCTACCTTAGAAGTCATCTATCCTGGTTGTTCTGAAAGGATAAATAATTTTTCCCAAAAAATGAGCAAATACAATAATGAACGTAATGATCTAAGTGAACTAGCGTATTTTTATTGTAAAGATGTTAAAGGTATTGATAGGAATCTCCTAAATGGTATGTGTATTGAAGCGAGGTGCACAATTTTAAATAGATTTTTAAAAGAAATATCTCCAAAGCAATGTAGTTCTAAAAATCTAACAAAATTAGCAACTTCAATTTATGAAAAAAATAAAGGTCAAATTAATTTGCAAAAGTTTTTAAAAATTGTTTGGGATAAAAACTATATAAACTATATAAATTTTGAAAAAAGTTAA
- a CDS encoding DUF561 domain-containing protein — MSLINLLPQKIKEELRSKSLLKVISGLNNFDVQSVKIIVEAASLGGADLVDIACKPELVDLALKNSTLPVCVSSVVPRSFQDCVKAGASLIEIGNYDTFYEKGIHFSDKKVLNITKETRDLLPNFPLSVTVPHTMPIDKQVDLAVKLVEEGVDIIQTEGGTSSTPYSPGIQGFFEKSVPTLAATYAIHQEFKKQSLNIPIMSASGLSQVTCPLAISSGASAVGVGSVVNKLDDLISMIAVVRGLKESLKNSIIGEKIS; from the coding sequence ATGAGTCTGATTAATCTTTTGCCACAAAAAATCAAAGAAGAGTTAAGAAGCAAATCCTTACTCAAAGTTATTTCAGGATTGAATAATTTCGATGTTCAGTCTGTGAAAATAATTGTTGAGGCTGCTTCATTAGGAGGTGCAGATCTTGTCGATATTGCTTGTAAACCTGAACTCGTTGATTTAGCACTTAAGAATTCAACACTTCCAGTTTGTGTTAGTTCAGTAGTGCCTCGATCTTTTCAAGATTGTGTAAAAGCAGGAGCATCATTAATTGAGATAGGAAATTACGATACTTTTTATGAAAAAGGCATTCATTTTTCAGATAAAAAAGTTTTAAACATTACAAAAGAGACGAGGGATTTATTACCTAATTTTCCTTTATCAGTAACTGTTCCTCATACTATGCCTATTGATAAACAAGTTGATCTTGCTGTAAAGCTAGTGGAAGAAGGCGTTGATATTATTCAAACAGAAGGTGGTACCAGTTCTACTCCTTACTCTCCAGGAATTCAAGGTTTTTTTGAAAAATCAGTACCAACTCTTGCAGCTACTTACGCTATTCATCAAGAATTTAAGAAACAATCTCTGAATATACCAATCATGAGTGCCTCTGGATTAAGCCAAGTAACTTGTCCACTAGCAATATCTTCTGGAGCCTCAGCAGTTGGCGTTGGATCGGTGGTTAATAAATTAGATGATTTAATATCAATGATTGCGGTTGTTAGGGGCTTAAAAGAATCTTTGAAAAATTCAATAATTGGAGAAAAAATTTCTTAA
- the uvrB gene encoding excinuclease ABC subunit UvrB: MNNYKLQAPYEPNGDQPEAIKKLVKGVNNGKQFQTLLGATGTGKTFTIANVIQQTGRPALVLAHNKTLAAQLCNELREFFPKNAVEYFISYYDYYQPEAYVPVSDTYIAKTASINEEIDMLRHSATRSLFERKDVIVVASISCIYGLGIPSEYLKAAVKFEVGKSINLRSSLRSLVENQYTRNDIEITRGRFRIKGDVLEIGPAYEDRLIRIELFGDEVEAIRYVDPTTGEILESLEQVSVYPAKHFVTPKERLESAISAIRSELKTQLDKFSYEGKLLEAQRLEQRTKYDLEMLKEVGYCNGVENYARHLSGREEGSPPECLIDYFPKDWLLVVDESHVTCPQLHAMYNGDQSRKKVLIDHGFRLPSAADNRPLKCEEFWEKSKQTLFISATPGQWELDQCDGEFIEQVIRPTGVLDPVIDVRPSEGQIEDLLSEIRIRAEKNQRVLVTTLTKRMAEDLTDFLSENKVRVRYLHSEIHSIERIEIIQDLRMGEYDVLVGVNLLREGLDLPEVSLVAILDADKEGFLRAERSLIQTIGRAARHVEGVALLYADNFTDSMKRAISETERRRTIQKKYNQVNGITPKPAGKKIENSILSFLELSRKLDAGGLSKDLINIVNNKTDVILGSSDNQCLLEELPDLIEKLEIKMKDAAKELNFEEAANLRDRIKKLRQKLARNN; this comes from the coding sequence ATGAACAACTATAAGCTTCAAGCTCCTTACGAACCAAATGGAGATCAACCAGAAGCTATTAAAAAATTAGTTAAAGGCGTAAATAATGGTAAACAGTTTCAGACTCTTTTAGGAGCTACTGGAACTGGAAAAACATTTACCATTGCCAATGTAATTCAACAAACAGGAAGGCCAGCACTTGTTTTAGCCCATAACAAAACGTTGGCTGCACAACTATGTAATGAATTAAGGGAATTTTTTCCCAAAAATGCTGTTGAGTACTTTATTTCTTACTACGATTATTATCAACCTGAAGCTTATGTACCTGTAAGTGATACTTACATAGCCAAAACTGCTTCAATTAATGAAGAAATAGATATGCTTAGGCATTCTGCAACACGCTCATTATTTGAAAGAAAAGATGTAATTGTTGTAGCCTCAATAAGTTGTATTTATGGTCTTGGTATACCGAGCGAGTATTTAAAAGCTGCAGTAAAATTTGAAGTGGGAAAATCAATAAATCTACGTTCTTCTTTGAGGTCTCTCGTTGAAAATCAATATACTAGAAATGATATTGAAATTACTAGAGGTAGATTCAGAATTAAAGGTGATGTTTTAGAAATCGGTCCAGCTTATGAGGATAGATTAATTAGGATCGAATTATTTGGTGATGAAGTCGAAGCTATTAGATATGTTGACCCTACTACAGGAGAAATCCTTGAAAGTTTGGAACAAGTTAGCGTTTACCCAGCGAAGCATTTTGTGACCCCAAAAGAAAGACTTGAGAGTGCAATAAGTGCAATTAGAAGTGAATTAAAAACTCAACTGGATAAATTTTCATACGAAGGAAAATTATTAGAGGCTCAACGTCTAGAACAACGCACAAAATATGATTTAGAAATGCTTAAAGAGGTTGGTTATTGTAATGGAGTTGAGAATTATGCTCGTCATTTATCAGGCAGAGAGGAAGGTTCACCTCCAGAATGCTTAATAGATTACTTTCCCAAAGATTGGTTGTTGGTCGTTGATGAGAGTCATGTAACATGTCCTCAACTTCATGCCATGTACAATGGTGATCAATCTAGAAAAAAGGTTTTAATAGATCATGGTTTTAGATTGCCCAGTGCTGCAGATAATAGACCTTTAAAATGTGAAGAGTTTTGGGAAAAATCAAAACAGACATTATTTATAAGTGCAACTCCTGGCCAATGGGAATTAGATCAATGTGATGGTGAATTTATTGAGCAAGTTATAAGACCAACTGGGGTATTAGATCCTGTAATTGATGTAAGACCTAGTGAGGGCCAAATAGAAGATCTGTTATCTGAAATAAGAATTAGAGCTGAAAAGAATCAACGAGTGCTAGTGACAACACTTACTAAGAGAATGGCTGAAGATCTAACTGATTTTTTATCTGAAAATAAAGTAAGAGTTAGATATTTGCATTCCGAAATCCATTCAATTGAAAGAATTGAAATTATTCAAGACCTCAGAATGGGCGAATATGATGTTTTGGTAGGAGTTAATTTATTAAGAGAAGGACTAGATCTTCCTGAAGTATCCTTAGTTGCCATTTTAGATGCTGATAAAGAAGGTTTTCTCAGAGCTGAAAGGTCATTGATTCAAACAATAGGAAGAGCTGCAAGACATGTTGAAGGTGTTGCTTTGCTTTATGCAGATAATTTCACAGATTCAATGAAAAGAGCAATATCTGAAACTGAAAGAAGAAGAACTATTCAAAAAAAATATAACCAAGTCAATGGTATTACTCCAAAACCTGCAGGCAAAAAAATAGAAAATTCAATATTATCTTTTCTAGAACTTTCCAGAAAACTAGATGCTGGTGGTTTATCTAAAGATTTAATAAATATAGTTAATAACAAAACTGACGTAATTCTCGGTTCCAGTGATAATCAATGTTTGCTCGAAGAATTGCCTGACTTAATAGAAAAGTTAGAAATTAAAATGAAAGATGCAGCAAAAGAGTTAAATTTTGAAGAAGCAGCAAATTTGAGGGATAGAATCAAAAAATTAAGACAAAAATTGGCAAGAAATAATTAA
- a CDS encoding aspartate kinase — translation MALLVKKFGGTSVGDIKKIKNIASSICQSKEAGNEIVVVVSAMGQTTDDLNCLAESISKNPNRRELDMLLSTGEQVTIALLSMALNEYGIPAISMTGSQVGIITESIHGKARILDIKTERIQNYINQGFVVVVAGFQGTTLSHTGSMEITTLGRGGSDTSAVALSTALGAETCEIYTDVPGVLTTDPRIVPNAKLLDEISCEEMLELASVGASVLHPRAVEIARNYGIKLCVKSSQSDSSGTLLESQIQPLPLKRGSLELTKTVNSLEVLENQAVFSLSNIPDRPGIAAQIFEKLSEASISVDLIIQATNDGNKNDITFTVSELEVKKTAEQCELITSQLGGEYNLKTNMTKLSIQGAGIMGRPSVSADLFDTLSQANINVRLIATSEIKVSCVIEINNIPKAIRFVAEKFKLSDTQIFVNPINKKQDQPEVRGIALDKNQVQVSFRKLPDRPGVAASICLALAENNLLIDTIVQSERISSLKTKDISLTMNKQDREKANLVFEALTKKLPGSYVEDGPAIAKVSTVGAGMAFKVGTAGKIFRALADQNINIEMIATSEIRTSCIVLEKDCDKAVNAIHNHFELEK, via the coding sequence ATGGCTTTACTAGTAAAAAAATTTGGCGGTACATCTGTAGGTGATATTAAAAAAATTAAAAATATTGCTAGTAGCATCTGTCAAAGTAAAGAAGCAGGAAATGAAATTGTCGTAGTTGTCTCTGCAATGGGGCAAACTACAGATGATTTAAATTGTTTAGCGGAATCAATTAGTAAAAATCCTAATCGAAGAGAATTGGATATGCTTCTATCAACTGGAGAGCAAGTAACCATAGCTCTTCTCTCAATGGCATTAAACGAATACGGAATACCTGCAATTTCAATGACCGGTAGTCAGGTTGGAATTATTACTGAATCAATTCATGGGAAAGCGAGAATTCTGGATATAAAAACAGAAAGGATCCAAAATTATATAAATCAGGGTTTTGTAGTTGTAGTGGCTGGATTTCAAGGGACAACATTAAGCCATACTGGTTCAATGGAAATTACAACTTTGGGTAGAGGTGGTTCAGATACTTCCGCAGTAGCTTTATCCACAGCTTTAGGAGCTGAGACGTGCGAAATTTATACAGACGTTCCAGGGGTTCTTACTACTGATCCAAGAATTGTTCCTAATGCAAAACTCTTAGATGAAATTAGCTGCGAGGAAATGCTTGAACTTGCAAGTGTCGGTGCTTCAGTTCTGCATCCAAGAGCAGTAGAAATTGCTCGAAATTATGGAATAAAATTGTGTGTCAAATCAAGCCAAAGTGACTCAAGTGGGACTCTCCTTGAAAGTCAAATCCAACCTCTCCCACTAAAAAGAGGAAGCTTAGAATTAACAAAAACAGTCAATAGCCTTGAGGTATTAGAAAACCAAGCAGTGTTCAGTCTCTCAAATATTCCTGATAGGCCTGGGATTGCTGCACAAATATTTGAAAAACTTTCAGAAGCAAGTATTAGTGTAGATTTAATAATACAAGCGACAAATGATGGAAATAAAAACGATATTACATTTACTGTTAGTGAATTAGAAGTTAAAAAGACTGCAGAACAATGTGAACTTATAACTAGTCAATTAGGAGGAGAATATAACTTAAAAACAAACATGACTAAATTAAGTATTCAAGGAGCAGGAATTATGGGCAGACCTAGTGTTTCAGCTGATTTATTTGATACTTTATCTCAAGCTAATATAAATGTCAGGTTAATAGCTACTAGCGAAATTAAAGTCAGCTGTGTAATTGAAATCAATAATATACCAAAAGCTATAAGATTTGTTGCTGAGAAATTCAAGTTATCCGATACACAAATATTTGTTAATCCAATCAATAAAAAGCAAGATCAACCTGAAGTAAGAGGAATTGCATTAGATAAAAACCAAGTTCAAGTAAGTTTTCGAAAACTGCCTGATCGTCCAGGTGTAGCAGCATCGATATGTTTAGCATTAGCGGAAAATAATTTACTTATCGATACTATCGTTCAGTCTGAAAGAATTTCCTCTTTAAAAACTAAAGATATTAGTCTTACAATGAATAAACAAGATAGAGAAAAAGCTAACTTAGTTTTTGAAGCCTTAACAAAAAAATTACCCGGATCATACGTTGAAGATGGCCCTGCTATAGCCAAAGTAAGTACTGTAGGAGCGGGAATGGCATTTAAAGTTGGAACGGCTGGAAAAATATTTAGAGCATTGGCTGACCAAAATATCAATATTGAAATGATTGCCACTAGTGAAATAAGGACTTCCTGTATTGTCTTAGAAAAAGATTGTGACAAAGCAGTTAATGCAATTCATAATCATTTCGAATTAGAAAAATAA
- the holA gene encoding DNA polymerase III subunit delta: MPIQILWGNDLNAQNTFIQKLIDKEVSKEWKEINVTNLNGDDDEQVKKAFDEVLTPPFGEGYRIVTLKNNPIFTAKNEDLRTKFEKIHDNIPQNTYFILQNTKKPDSRLKSTKFLQKLIKNNLAKEKSFSLPEIWDYEGQKKFLEDAANGMNIKIDKNAAELIIDSVGNDSFKLINELAKAKTYLSAVSSDSNSQLFLKSIDVRKIFSDHQSNIFKIIDLLLQKNINESLIEINYSIQKGEPALRLNAGLISQIRIHTIIKLAVNSGNDNAEKICNLAGISNPKRIFFIRRKVKNISQEYLINLMSNLVDIESLLKQGNNPINVFTEKLINLS; the protein is encoded by the coding sequence ATGCCAATACAAATATTATGGGGTAATGATTTAAATGCTCAAAATACATTTATTCAAAAATTAATTGATAAGGAAGTTTCCAAAGAATGGAAAGAAATAAACGTAACAAATTTAAATGGCGATGATGATGAGCAAGTCAAAAAAGCTTTTGATGAAGTTCTTACACCTCCTTTTGGAGAGGGATACAGAATAGTTACATTAAAAAATAATCCAATTTTTACTGCCAAAAATGAGGATCTAAGAACTAAATTTGAAAAAATTCATGACAATATACCTCAAAATACTTATTTCATTTTACAAAATACAAAAAAACCAGACTCAAGACTAAAGAGTACTAAATTTTTACAAAAACTTATCAAAAATAATTTAGCTAAAGAAAAGTCATTTTCTTTACCAGAAATCTGGGACTATGAAGGACAAAAAAAATTTTTAGAAGATGCAGCAAATGGAATGAATATCAAAATTGATAAAAATGCAGCTGAATTAATAATTGATTCAGTTGGTAATGATAGCTTTAAACTAATAAATGAATTAGCCAAAGCAAAAACATACCTTTCTGCAGTATCAAGTGATTCGAATTCACAACTTTTTCTTAAAAGTATTGATGTAAGAAAAATATTTAGTGATCATCAATCCAATATTTTCAAAATCATTGATCTTCTCTTACAAAAAAATATTAATGAAAGCCTCATAGAAATAAATTATTCAATACAGAAAGGAGAACCTGCTTTAAGACTTAATGCAGGTTTAATTAGTCAAATAAGAATTCATACCATTATAAAATTAGCAGTAAATTCAGGTAATGATAATGCAGAAAAGATTTGTAATCTTGCAGGCATTTCTAATCCAAAACGAATTTTTTTTATTCGAAGAAAAGTCAAAAATATATCTCAAGAATATTTAATTAATTTAATGAGTAACTTAGTAGATATTGAATCATTACTAAAACAAGGTAATAATCCTATAAATGTTTTTACAGAGAAATTAATTAATTTAAGTTAA
- a CDS encoding precorrin-8X methylmutase yields MVIDHPIFLESIRFIRSHLLANDLNYLEKKVLERLVHTSGDFSVQNLVNFSEGACEKGVQALKNGAPILTDTDMAAAAIKTMAENTTRNEVFTARMWFGKNNHANLTKTAYGLSEGWKELSAMNSGSKSPIVVIGSSPTALTYLIDILENAKDFPSLIIGMPVGFIGVEKSKNKLISTDFPRIVLNSTRGGAAMAAAAVNALLRETI; encoded by the coding sequence ATGGTAATAGATCATCCAATTTTTTTGGAAAGCATCAGATTCATAAGATCTCATTTATTAGCCAATGATCTAAATTATTTGGAAAAAAAAGTGTTAGAGAGATTAGTCCATACTTCAGGAGATTTTTCAGTTCAAAATCTTGTAAATTTTAGTGAAGGTGCCTGCGAAAAAGGGGTGCAGGCACTTAAAAATGGTGCTCCGATTTTAACTGATACTGATATGGCTGCAGCAGCAATAAAAACCATGGCAGAAAATACCACTAGGAATGAAGTATTCACCGCTAGAATGTGGTTTGGAAAAAATAATCATGCAAACTTAACTAAAACTGCATATGGCTTAAGTGAAGGTTGGAAGGAGTTATCCGCTATGAATTCTGGAAGCAAATCACCTATTGTAGTTATTGGCAGTTCGCCTACAGCGTTAACTTATTTAATTGATATTTTAGAGAATGCAAAAGATTTTCCTAGTTTAATTATAGGAATGCCTGTTGGATTTATTGGAGTAGAGAAAAGTAAAAACAAACTAATTTCTACCGATTTTCCTAGAATTGTTTTGAATTCAACTAGAGGAGGTGCTGCCATGGCAGCTGCTGCGGTTAACGCCTTATTGAGGGAGACTATTTAA
- the mutS gene encoding DNA mismatch repair protein MutS codes for MQEDTIIQKNLFAIGNDNNEQKEITKIPEDLSLEDLKKESQKRPRQRKNSTNLINKFKTDLISNNKNVCINEESYSYKTVSKLKLTPVMKHYVTLKEENKDRLLLYRLGDFFECFFEDAVLISNLLEITLTSKDAGKEIGKIPMAGVPHHAMERYCADLIKKNYSVVICDQLEKSSGNYGTPIKRGITRIITPGTVIEEGMLIAKKNNWITAIYLSEANSDESYEWGISKADVSTGELITLEGQSLSKLFDEIIKLDSSEIIVGSNTVRNLLIKGNSQITYTVSQETTFGINEANYLIKNYFHIANLEGIGLKNLNNATRSLGGLLNYLEKINPSNLDKDSSLKISLDFPQIQYGHNKLIIDYQTQKNLEIKNTQRENNYVGSLLWSIDRTYTCMGARCLRRWIDSPLLNVNEIYKRQNIITNFLESKKLRTDTQNLLRAMGDLERLAGRACAGHASPRDLIAIAEGLKKLPRLKSIIELFKYDLPNWTDQLKNIDEGLLELADTISFKLVENPPLNISEGGMIHDGVDNILDGLRNLMDDYSEWLKKEELKERKISKISNLKIQFHKNFGYYISINKSKVNLAPQHWIKRQTLTNEERYITSEIKNKENKIFQIKSRASSKEYEIFCELRNIVAEKTKQIRSIAKSIASLDALLGLSITSLENNFIKPSLIPINDSMTKNSTKIIAGRNPIVEQLLSDKKFVANDISFEDNQKLIILTGPNASGKSCFIRQLGLIQILTQIGCFVPANNAEIKIADRIFTRIGAVDDQSSGQSTFMVEMSETASILNQATSSSLVLLDEIGRGTSTFDGLSIAWSVSEYLAKKIKCNTIFATHYHELNYLKNSNKNIQNFQVLVEQNNDQLIFSHRIIKGGSNKSYGIEAAKLAGVPKEVIEKAKSVLNSLEENNKLNYDIK; via the coding sequence ATGCAAGAAGATACGATAATTCAAAAGAATTTATTTGCGATTGGTAATGATAATAATGAACAAAAAGAAATAACAAAAATTCCAGAAGATTTATCTTTGGAAGATTTAAAAAAAGAATCGCAAAAAAGACCCAGACAAAGAAAAAATTCAACTAATTTAATAAATAAATTCAAGACTGATTTAATTTCAAATAACAAAAATGTTTGCATCAATGAAGAATCTTATAGCTATAAAACAGTTTCAAAACTGAAATTAACTCCTGTAATGAAGCATTATGTAACTCTAAAAGAAGAAAATAAAGATAGGTTATTACTCTATAGATTAGGAGACTTTTTTGAATGTTTTTTTGAGGACGCTGTATTAATATCTAACCTTTTAGAAATAACGCTTACCAGTAAAGATGCTGGCAAAGAGATTGGTAAGATCCCTATGGCAGGGGTTCCCCATCATGCAATGGAGAGATACTGTGCTGATTTAATTAAAAAAAATTATTCTGTGGTTATATGCGATCAATTAGAAAAAAGTTCTGGAAATTATGGGACTCCAATTAAAAGAGGAATAACAAGAATAATAACTCCTGGAACTGTAATTGAAGAGGGGATGTTGATAGCAAAGAAAAATAATTGGATTACTGCTATTTACTTATCAGAAGCCAACTCAGATGAATCTTATGAATGGGGGATATCAAAAGCTGATGTAAGCACAGGAGAATTAATAACTTTAGAAGGCCAATCTCTGTCAAAACTATTTGATGAAATTATTAAATTAGATTCTTCAGAAATCATTGTGGGAAGCAATACAGTAAGAAATTTATTAATTAAAGGAAATAGTCAAATTACATATACTGTTTCTCAAGAGACTACTTTTGGAATTAATGAAGCAAATTATCTAATAAAAAATTATTTCCACATTGCAAACCTAGAGGGAATAGGACTTAAAAATTTAAACAATGCAACTAGATCACTTGGAGGTTTATTAAATTATTTAGAAAAAATTAATCCTTCAAATTTAGATAAAGATTCTTCTTTAAAAATCTCATTAGACTTTCCTCAAATCCAATATGGTCACAACAAATTAATTATTGATTATCAAACTCAAAAAAACTTAGAAATCAAAAATACACAACGAGAAAACAATTATGTAGGTTCTCTACTATGGAGTATTGATAGAACTTATACTTGCATGGGTGCAAGGTGTTTAAGAAGGTGGATAGATTCACCACTATTAAACGTTAATGAAATTTATAAAAGACAAAATATAATTACAAACTTTCTTGAATCTAAAAAATTACGTACAGATACCCAAAATTTACTTAGAGCAATGGGGGATTTAGAAAGACTTGCAGGTAGAGCTTGTGCAGGTCATGCAAGTCCTAGAGACTTAATTGCAATAGCTGAAGGTTTAAAAAAATTGCCTAGACTAAAATCCATAATCGAATTATTTAAATATGATCTCCCAAATTGGACTGATCAATTAAAAAATATTGATGAAGGACTCTTAGAATTAGCTGATACCATAAGTTTTAAACTAGTAGAAAATCCTCCTCTAAATATTAGTGAAGGAGGCATGATCCACGATGGTGTTGACAATATATTGGATGGTTTACGCAATTTAATGGATGATTACTCTGAGTGGCTAAAAAAAGAAGAATTAAAGGAAAGGAAAATTAGCAAAATTTCAAACCTAAAAATTCAATTTCATAAAAATTTTGGTTATTACATTTCTATTAATAAGTCAAAAGTTAATTTAGCTCCACAACATTGGATCAAAAGGCAAACACTTACTAATGAAGAAAGATATATCACTTCAGAAATTAAAAATAAAGAAAATAAGATTTTCCAAATAAAAAGTAGAGCTTCATCAAAAGAATATGAAATTTTCTGCGAATTAAGAAATATAGTTGCTGAAAAAACAAAACAAATAAGATCAATCGCAAAATCCATAGCATCTCTTGATGCACTACTTGGTTTATCAATTACTTCATTAGAAAACAATTTTATAAAACCTTCATTAATACCAATAAATGATTCAATGACAAAAAATAGTACAAAAATTATCGCAGGAAGAAATCCAATTGTAGAGCAATTATTAAGTGATAAAAAGTTTGTAGCAAACGATATCTCTTTTGAGGATAATCAAAAATTAATTATATTAACCGGTCCCAATGCAAGCGGAAAAAGTTGCTTTATAAGACAACTTGGTTTAATACAAATTCTCACACAAATTGGTTGCTTTGTTCCTGCTAATAATGCTGAAATCAAGATTGCAGATAGGATTTTCACAAGAATTGGGGCTGTTGATGATCAATCATCTGGACAATCAACATTTATGGTAGAAATGTCTGAAACTGCATCAATTCTAAATCAGGCAACTTCTAGCTCACTAGTTTTACTTGATGAGATAGGCAGAGGGACATCTACTTTTGATGGACTTTCAATAGCTTGGTCAGTGAGTGAATATCTTGCAAAAAAAATTAAATGTAATACTATTTTTGCTACGCACTATCATGAGCTTAATTATTTAAAAAATTCAAATAAGAATATACAAAATTTTCAAGTTTTAGTAGAACAAAATAACGACCAGCTAATTTTTAGCCACAGGATTATTAAAGGGGGCTCAAATAAAAGCTATGGCATAGAAGCAGCTAAATTAGCAGGAGTTCCAAAAGAAGTTATAGAAAAAGCAAAATCAGTTTTAAATTCTTTAGAAGAAAATAACAAATTAAATTATGATATTAAGTAA
- the psbZ gene encoding photosystem II reaction center protein PsbZ, with translation MQAVNFFFVNALLFASLIAVVGVPVLYVTQPSTEEGQRESRRKIYSIAAVWVVLVFVTGIVSSLV, from the coding sequence ATGCAGGCTGTTAACTTTTTCTTCGTAAACGCTCTATTATTTGCTTCTTTAATTGCGGTAGTTGGAGTACCCGTTTTATATGTGACTCAACCTTCTACTGAGGAAGGACAGCGAGAAAGTAGGAGAAAAATTTATTCTATTGCTGCTGTTTGGGTTGTTTTGGTTTTTGTTACAGGGATAGTTTCTTCATTAGTTTGA
- the ribH gene encoding 6,7-dimethyl-8-ribityllumazine synthase translates to MAIFEGSFTTASTLKVGIVIARFNDLITNKILSGCLDCLKRHGLDTSELSNQVDIVWVPGSFELPIAAKTLMKKKSYDVVIALGAVIRGETSHYDVVISEASKGISQVSNENNVPIIFGVLTTDTMQQALERAGIKNNLGWNYALQAIEMGSLIKNLN, encoded by the coding sequence ATGGCTATTTTTGAGGGTTCTTTTACTACTGCCTCTACTTTAAAAGTTGGGATTGTAATAGCAAGATTTAACGATTTAATTACAAATAAAATTCTATCTGGTTGTCTTGATTGTTTAAAAAGACATGGTTTAGATACTTCTGAATTAAGCAATCAAGTAGATATAGTTTGGGTTCCAGGTTCATTTGAGTTACCAATCGCAGCTAAAACCCTCATGAAAAAAAAGAGTTATGACGTTGTAATTGCTCTTGGGGCTGTGATCCGTGGTGAAACTTCCCACTATGATGTAGTTATATCTGAGGCGAGCAAAGGTATTTCGCAAGTTTCAAATGAAAATAATGTTCCAATTATTTTTGGAGTTTTAACTACTGATACTATGCAGCAGGCTTTAGAAAGAGCAGGGATTAAGAATAATCTTGGTTGGAATTATGCTTTACAAGCAATTGAGATGGGATCTTTAATTAAAAATTTAAATTAA